Proteins encoded in a region of the Capricornis sumatraensis isolate serow.1 chromosome 12, serow.2, whole genome shotgun sequence genome:
- the LOC138089290 gene encoding ATP synthase membrane subunit K, mitochondrial produces MAGPEADAQFHFTGIKKYFNSYTLTGRMNCVLATYGSIALIVLYFKLRSKKTPAVKAT; encoded by the coding sequence ATGGCTGGTCCAGAAGCTGATGCCCAGTTCCATTTCACTGGtatcaaaaaatatttcaacTCTTACACTCTTACAGGGAGAATGAATTGTGTGCTGGCCACATATGGAAGTATTGCTTTGATAGTCTTATACTTCAAGTTAAGGTCTAAAAAAACTCCAGCTGTGAAAGCAACATAA